The DNA region AACTCAAGGAGCATGAAGGAATACATAATTTCACAATCGGGCAAAGAAAAGGTATCGAGATAGGCGGGCTCAATAAAAAAGTATATGTAAAGGAAATAAATAATAAATCAGGTGATGTTACTATTTCTGAAAATGAAAGTTTATTTGAAAAGAGTTTGATAGCAGACCAAGTAAACTGGGCAAATGGATTCACTCCTGAGAACAACTTAAAAGTCAAAGCCAAAATAAGATATAACGCTATTGAAAAAGAGGCTATATTAAATCTTATTGATGAAGATCAAATTTCTATAACCTTTTACGACCCCGTAAGAGCTATTACTCCTGGACAACCAGTCGTTTTATATAAAGAAGACTCAGTTTTAGGTGGAGGAATAATCAAAGAGACAGTCTCAATCAAAGAAAAATCAAATGTCTAATTTAGATTTTGAAGCGGATCTTTGGAATAAAAATTATAATTACATTTGCGGTATTGATGAGGTAGGTAGAGGTTGCTTGGCAGGTCCTGTTTATTCTGGAGCTGTAATTTTGGATAAAAATAAAAGTTTTGAGGATCCTTTTTTCGAAAAAATCAATGACTCTAAAAAAGTTTCTACAAAAGTTAGAGAAAATCTTGTTGATTATATAAAAGAAATTTCTATATCCACTGCTATAGGTCTTTGCACTGCTGAAGAAATAGATGAGATAGGTATTCAAAATTCGGTTAAATTATCAATGAAGAGAGCTTTAAATAATCTAAGTATAAAACCAGATTATTTATTAATTGATAGTTTATCTATAGATTCTAAGATTCCACAAAAAAATATTATTAAAGGTGACCAAGCCTCTAAATCAATATCTTCAGCGTCAATAATAGCAAAGGTGAGTAGAGACAATTATATGATTGATGAACTTTCAAATGTATATCCTAATTATTCATTTGAAAAAAATAAAGGTTATGGCACAAAAGTTCATATGGAGGCTATAAAGAATTATGGAATCACAAATGTACATAGAAAATCTTTTGAACCAATAAAAAGTATGATCTCGGAGAATTAAATGAAAAGTATTGAAGGTATATATGTAATTATTGATCCTGAATTCATCAATAATGAAGATCCAATAGAGATGACTAAAAAAGTCTTAGCAGGAGGAGCAAAGGTAATTCAGCTAAGAAATAAAATCGCATCAACTCTAGAAACAATTAAATGGGGTATAGAAATATCAAATTTATGTAATGAATACGAGGCTATTTCAATCATTAATGACAGAGTAGATATAGCATGCATATCTAATTCAGATGGAGTCCATTTAGGCCAAAAAGATATACATCCTGACCTAGTAAAACAAATTACTCATAAAAACCTTCAAATTGGTACTTCGAATGCAATAATTTCTGAAGTAGAAGAATCTGAAAAAAATAGTTCTACTTATATAGCTATTGGAAGTATTTTTCCAACAACAACTAAGTCCGATACAAGACCTGCTAGTCTACAATTATTGGTTGATGCAAAAAAAGTGTGTAAGAAACCTATTGTAGCTATTGGAGGAATAAATCAACAAAATATAGAGAGTACTATTGAGACTGGCGTGGACTCTGTTTGCATTGCAACTGCAATAACTTTATCTAAAGATCCTGAAAAAACGACTAAATCATTATCTAAATACTTTGATATTTAATAGGGAAATTATATATTAGAACAGTATTAAATTTTTCACTCGGAGGGAAAAAATATGTCTGAAATTTTATATGGTGTTATTGCAGCAGTAGTTTCTTTGCTCACAGCAGGAATTTTATTTTTGAGAGTTCAAAGAATTAATGTTGTTAATGAGGATGTTAAGAATATAGGAGATCTTATCAAGGAAGGTGCAATGGCTTTCTTGAAAAGAGAATATACTGTTCTATCTATGTTTGTTATAGCAGTATTTGTAATATTAGTTGTGTTTATAGATTTAGATATATTTGGAATAATTGGTACAAGCCAAGGTAATATAAATATGTCGATTTCTTACCTAATTGGTGCTGCTGGGTCTGCTTTGGCAGGATACTTTGGAATGGCTGCTGCTGTAAGAGGAAACTCTAGAACTACGGAAGCTTCCCAAAAAAGCCTAAATAATGGATTAAGAGTTGCCTTTAGTACAGGTGCAGTTCCTGGATTTGCAGTTGTTGGTATAGGTCTTCTTGGAGTATCAGTTTTATATTTAGTTTTTGAAAGTGCTACAGTAATAGCTGGTTTTGGTTTTGGAGCTAGCTCTGTTGGCTTATTTGCCAGAGTGGCTGGGGGTGTATATACAAAAGCTGCTGATGTTGGAGCTGATCTTGTTGGAAAAGTAGAAGCCGGCCTTCCTGAGGATGATCCTAGAAATCCAGCTACAATCGCTGATAATGTAGGTGATATGGTTGGAGATACTGCTGGTATGAGTGCTGATCTTTTTGAATCCTATGCAGGATCTCTTATTGCTACAATCGCTCTTGCGGTCGCTGCTACAAAAAGCATAAGTAGTGATTTGGTGATCCTTCCAATTATAGTTTCAAGTATTGGAGTAATTGCATCAATAATAGGAACATTCCTGGTTAGAACAAAAGAAGGTGCTTCAATGAATAATCTTCTATGGAGTTTCAGAATTGGAATTTTTGGAGCAACTATATTAGGTTTAATTGGTGCTGGAGTTTATATAAGCGCTAAAGGAATGGATTTTAATCTTCTATGGGTGATATTGTTCGGTAATCTACTTGGAATAATTGTAGGGACAGCAACAGAATATTTTACTTCATATGAATATAAGCCTGTTAAATGGATGGCATCACAATCAGAAACAGGTGCCGCCTCTGTAATCATTGCTGGTATTGCTGTTGGATTATATTCAACCGTTATACCTGCCATAACAATTGCTGCAGGAATATTAATTTCTTTCACTCTTGCAGGTGGTACAGTAGACGATCCTATAATGGGACTTTATGGTATTGCATTAGCTTCAGTAGGAATGCTTAGCACACTTGCTATAACATTGAGTACTGATAGTTTTGGACCTGTGAGTGATAATGCTGGTGGTATTGCAGAACAAGCTGGTTTAGACCCTCAAGTAAGGGAAAGAACCGATGCTTTAGATAGTTTAGGTAACACTACTGCTGCTACTGGAAAAGGTATATCAGTTACTAGTGCTGTCCTAACTTCACTTGCTCTTCTAGCTACATATGCAACAGTTGCTGGTATTGATTCATTGAATTTACTAAATCCAAAAATTTTAGTTGGAGCTATTATAGGTGGTTTATTGCCATTTATTTTTGCTGGATTAACTATGGCTGCAGTAGGTAGAGCTGCTGGAGCAATGATAGAAGAAGTTAGACGTCAATTTAGAGAAATCAAAGGACTTAAAGAAGGTAAAAAAGGTGTAAAACCTGATGTAGCAAAGGCTGTTGAAATTTCAACCAATGGTGCATTAAAAGAAATGATAGTTCCGGGAACATTAGCAATACTTGCTCCAATCGCTGTAGGAATTATTCCATTCCTTGGGCCTGAAGCTTTAGGAAGTATGCTTGCAGGATCTATTATTTCTGGATTTTTACTTGCTATTTTTCTAAATAACTTTGGTGGTGCTGCTGACAACGCAAAAAAATATATCGAGTTAGGTAACCATGGTGGTAAAGGATCTGATGCTCATGAAGCAGGTGTCATAGGAGACACTGTCGGAGATCCAACTAAAGATACTAGTGGGCCAGCTCTTAACATTTTGTTAAAGCTAATGGCGATGGTATCAATAGTTTTTGGTCCTCTATTTTTAGGGATAGGTGGATAGATTATTTTCATAGAATATTGGATAAATCTCTTCAGATAATATAGTATTTTCTGAAGAGATTAAATCTATATATCTTTGGAGAGAATAATATACTAGACATCTTAATAAAAAACGGAAGTGTATTTTCAGGAAATAACAATGAACCTGAATCTAATAATATTGGAATAAAAAATTCAAAAATAGATTTTATTGGAAAAGAGTCCCCAGAATCTAAAAAAGTTATTGATGCAAAAGATTACATTGTTACACCTGGTTTCATAGATATTCACACACATAGTGATATCTCATTTTTAGTTGATCCTGAGGCCGATAGTAAGCTGACTCAAGGAGTAACTTTTGAATTTCTTGGAAACTGTGGAATGAGTTTTTGTGCTCCATTGAATAGTGCTTCAAAGCAAACATTGTCAGATAGATTATCTAAATATGATTCTGACGTTAAGATTGATTGGAATGATTTTACTGATTGGTTAAACAAAATAGAAAGAAATATTCCATCAATTAATCTCGCAGCTCAATTAGGCCATGGAGTTCTTAGATCTTATGTAATGGGAATGAAAGCTGTCTCCGCAACACCAGAAGATATAGAAGCTATGAGGAATATTGTTCGCTCTTCGATAGATCAAGGAGTTTTAGGATTTTCAACAGGTCTATGGTATGCTCCGGGATCATATTCTCATACAGAAGAAATTGTCGAAATAACTAAAGTAGTTGCAGAGCACGATTTGTTATATTCAAGCCATATTAGGTCTGAGAGCGATGATGCTTCTGGGCTTTTCCCTGCTCATGCAGAAGCTATAGAAATTGGAAGAAGAACAGGAGCTAAAATTCAAATTAGTCATGTTAAGAGTGTTGGCCCTCAGTTTTGGGGTAGAGGCAACGAACTTTTAGAAGGAATGTATAAAGCAAGAGAAGAAGGGATAGATGTAGCAGGAGACCAATATCCTTATGAATGGTCTAGTACTCCTACTAGTGGATGTATGTTTCCTAGATGGAGCCTTGAGGGAGGAAGAGAAAAGACTCTTGAGAGGTTAAAGGATAAAAATATTAGAGAGGCTATAAAATCTGAAACTATAAATTATATAAATAGATTTCACGGTTCAGCAGGTTGTATTTTAGCTGAATTTTCAAATGATAAAAAACTTGAAGGACTTAATTTATCTGAAATTTCTGAAGAATTTTCATGTTCACCTGAAGAAGCTGCTATGAGACTTTATGAAATTTCTGAAGGTTCATTCGTACTTCATTCTATGGAAGAACAAGACGTAGATACGATAGGAATGTCTGACATAATTGCAGTTGCTTCAGACGGTAATTCACTTAGAAACATAGGACCTCTTAGTAATGGAAAGCCACATCCAAGAAGTTATGGAACAAACACAAGATTTATAGAAGATATGGTAGTAAATAAAAAGAAAGTTTCAATTTCAAATGCTATTTATCGAATGACTAGCCTTCCAGCAAGCAGAATAGGATTAAAAAATAGAGGTGAAATAAAAAAAGGATATTTTGCAGATATTAATATTTTCAAACCCGAAGAGTTAAAAGAAAAGGCTACTTATGTAGATCCACATCAATATTCTACTGGTATGAAATGGGTTTTAGTAAACGGAAAAATTGCACTAAAAGATGGGAAAAAAATTGAAGGCAGATTTGGAAAAGTTGTCAGATCAAAAGAGGGATAATATTATGAAAAACTTAGAATTTTTTAACAGAAACCAAGCAAGAGATTTTATTAATAAAAATAAACCAATGGCTATTATTCCCACAGGCTCTGTAGAGCAACACTTAAATCATTTATTTATAGGTATGGATATAAATTCAGCGACAGGAATAGCACAAGATCTTGCTGAAAAATTCTCTGATGATGTTATATTTTATAGACCTCTAAATGCTGGAATAGCAGAGCATCATATGGCATTTCCTGGAACTATGACTCTAAGAGTTAACACATTTATAGGAGTTCTTACAGATATAGTTGAAAGCTTGATAAGAGGTGGTGTAAAAAAGATTCTTTTTATAAATGGTCATGGAGGGAATGTAGAACCAATGGCAACTGCGATGAGAAATATATCTTTACAAATGAAAGGAATTCATGAAGGAATTGATACTACAGAAGTAAGAACTCATTATGATTATGAAGAACTTCTTAATAAAGATTCAGAAATTGATATTAGATATACAAGTTATTGGGAAACTCATGATGAAGATTTCATAAAAAATATAATTGATGACGACGTATGGCCTGGTCATGCTGGTGAATATGAAACCTCAGTTGCATTGTATATGTTTCCAGATTTAGTTGATAAAGATGCAATTAAAAATGATCCCTTAGGAACATCTACAAATGCTTCAAAAGAAAAGGGCGAACAAATTTATATTGACATAATCAATCAATATTCCAAAATAATTAAAGAAATGTTGCAATAAAAATCTATAAAATGTAGATCGTTATTCATATAACTATAAATTTTTTTGAATATCTGAAATTATTTTCATAAGTTCGAAAGGGGTAATATTTATCAGATCAAGATCTTTTATTTGTTTAGACACATCTGATATATTTTCCTCAAAAAGTAGAGGCTGAAAGGAATTATTACTATATTTTGGATTTTCAAATTCTCCTAGTAAAATTTTAGCTTTTAATAAAACTTCCATAGGGATACCTGCAATTTCTGCAACATTTATTCCATAAGATTTTTCTGCAGAACCTTCAATTATTCTGTGTAAGAAATTTATAGAATTATTTTCTTCGTGTACAGCTACTTGAAGATTAATAATATTTGGATAAGTTTCAGGCAGTTTTGTTAATTCATGGAAATGAGTAGCAAATAAAGTTCTAAATTTCTTCTCTTCTTTGGTGTTTATATATTCTAAAATTGACCAAGCTATAGATAAACCATCATATGTACTAGTGCCTCTTCCTATCTCATCTAGAACAGCAAAAGATTTATTAGTAGATTGAGCAAGTATTCTAGATGTTTCCTCCATCTCTATAAGAAAAGTAGATTTACCTGTATGAATATCATCTGTAAGACCTGTCCTTGTAAAAATCCTGTCAACTATACCAATTTCACATTTACTAGCTGGCACAAAAGATCCTACCTGACTAAGAATAACTATAATTGCCATAGTTCTTAGGTAAGTAGACTTACCGGACATATTTGGACCAGTTATAATCGCTGTATTTGTTTTATTTGAAAAATTTAAGTCGTTTGGAACAAACTTACCAAAACCTAAAGTTTTATCTATAACTGGATGTAATGCATCTCTAATATCAAATTTATTATCATCAGATAAAACTGGTTTTATCCATTTGTTATTATTTGCAATTTTAAACATAGAGTAAATAGTATCTATATTTGATATATCTTTGCTCATATTTAATATTTCATCTTTGTAGATAGTAATTTCTTCACAAATTTGATTAAAAATCATCGTTTCTAAAGAGTCTATTTTTTCACCAGCTGTTAATATCTTTTCTTCAAGAATTTTCAATTCATTAGTGTAGTATCTTTCAGAATTTGCTAGAGTTTGTCTTCTTATGAAGTAATCTGGTACTAAATCTAAGTGTGATTTAGTTACCTCAAAATAGTATCCAAAAACACGATTAAAACTTATTTTTAAGTTATTAATTCCTGTTTTATTTTTTTCATTATTTTCAAGTTCTAATATAGATGTATTTGATTCAAACTTTAGTTTCTTAATCTCATCTAAATCTTTATTAAAGCCTTCTCTTATTGGCAGCTGTGTTTGAATTTCAGACAATTTATCAGTATCCAATGCAAAGTTAAGATATTTTGATAATTTTTTAATTAAGACTTGATTTGAGTCAAATATAAACTTTTTTGAAGTGAATAATTTTTTCACCAAAGGTAATTGATTTAATGATTCATAGATTGAAATTATATCTCTATAGTTAGCTGATTTATTCTCAACGCGATTTATTATTCTCTCAATATCACTAATTTTTCTTAAAATATCATCAAGTTCTAAAAGATTATCTTTATTTTCATCTATCCATTCAATTTGAGAATGTCGTTTTTCTAATTTACTAATGTTCTGTGATGGACTTATCAGCCAATTTCTAAGTAATCTACTTCCCATTGCAGTATTTGTCTGATCCATGAAATAAAATAAAGTATTTTGGTCATTACCAGAAAAGGATTTTACTATTTCCAAATCTCTTAAAGTTACATAATCAAGGATTAAGTCATTAGATCTATCAATGCTGTTAATTGTTTGGTGATTTTTTGAAAAGTTTTTTTGATTAGAATCAATAAAATCTAAAATTATACCTAGGGACATAAGCAATGATTTTCTATTTGATAACCCTATTTGGGTTATATCCTCTATTTCAAAATGGGAGTTTATAATTCTTTTAGCAAGACCTAAATTTTTAATTTCTCCATCATATTCTCTAAGAAGATACTCATCAAAAAATTCATTTATGATTTCATTATTTTCTTTAACATAAAGTATTTCTTTGGGATTTAATCTTTCTATTTCGTTTTGAAGGTTTTGATTGTCAGTAGCGTATGTTTCAAATCGTCCTGTAGAAATATCTAAAGCACAAATATCTATTTGATTTTTATCTTCATAGATACTGACTAAAAAATTATTATCATTAGAATCCAAAAGATTTTCATCTGTTACGGTTCCTGGGGTTATTACTCTGGTAACTGCTCTATCTACAATTCCCTTCGATTCTTTGGGGTCAGAAGTTTGTTCTGCTATAGCAATCTTTAATCCTGAATCTACTAATTTTTTTAAATTATTATCAAGAGAATGATATGGGATACCTGCAAGTGGAACCTTTTTTTTATCTCCAACATCTCTAGCAGTTAGCGCTATATTCAAGATTGAAGACAGTTTTTTTGCATCTTCATCAAATGTTTCGTAAAAATCACCCATTCTGAAAAGCAAAAGACAATCATCATATTTATTTTTTATATCTAGATATTGTCTCCTGCCTGGGGACATTTTAATTGAGCTATTCTTTTTTGTAGTCATAAAATATTAATAATCTATGGTAACACTATCACTAGACACCCATCTGAGTCTATTTATGGTTACATCTCTAGGTAGATCTACAATAAGATATCCAACAACCTGAGTGCCTTGAACTAATGTTATATCACCCCACAGAGGAACAAAATCTTTAACTTCATGATCTTTTATAATATTTGATACTTCTTTTGCTCGAATAATCGTATTTGAGGGATAATAAGTTTTACCATTAGAAGATAATAATTCCGCACACTTTTCATCTATATTTAGAGTGATTGTATTAGCTGTTTCATTAATAACTTCTAGCTTAACTAACCCAATGTGTCTTTCATTATCTATTGAATCAATTTCCCAATTTAGAAGCTTATTGGTAACTGCATCAGGACCATCATAATGAACTTTATTTTGATAGATAGGCTTTTCACTTTTTATCCAAAGTACTTTTCCTGATTTATAAAGTGGATCTACGTTATCAGAATTTAAGAATACCCAAGGAATTACAATTATTGCCAAAAGAACAGAAAATAAAGTCGTAAACATCAAAACTATTGGCCTTTTGGACTTTGGAAACTTAGTTATTCTTCTTGTTAGGATATTATTTTCAGAATCTATCTCAACATATTCTTCGCCTAATTCATCAAAACCATTTATAGAATAATCAAAATAAAATCTTGATACTTCATTACTTTTTTCAATTCTATTTACAGAATATTTCTTGTTCTTATCCTTAAAATCAGGTCCATATTCATAATCATTTTCAATTAAGTGATTATAAGAAATATCAATCTGTTCTTTGTAATCATTAAATTCTTTATAATCTAGTGTGAATTTATCTTTTTGTTTACTCATAGTTATGAAGTTAAATCTTTATATATTTCTAAGAGGCTATTAGCTATATACTCAACTTCTTCAAATGTGTTATCTCTTCCAAAAGAAATCCTAACTGAACCCATAGCTAAATTTTCTTCAACATTTTTGGCTAGCAAAACATGAGAAGGTTCTACTGAAGCAGTTGAACATGCTGAACCACTAGATGCCATTATACCCTTAAAATCTAATGAAATTAATATTGGTTCTCCCTGAATATTAGGAATTGAAAAGTTCAAAATATTAGGTAATCCTGAGCTTGAACTGTGTATTACAAGGTCAGGTAGAATTTCACTTAATTTCTTTATCAACGTATTTCTTAATTTATCAGTATGAGAATAAAAATTTTCTCGATTATTTTCGGCTATTTCAATAGCTTTTCCTAGTCCAACAATACTTGGAACATTTTCAGTACCTGATCTATTTTGCCGCTCTTGGCCTCCACCATCTAGAAGAGGTTCCAAGAAAAGATCTTCTTTTACATAAAGAGCTCCTACGCCTTTAGGTCCATTAAATTTGTGTCCAGATATTGATAAAAGATCTAAATCAAGATCAACTACATCAATTTTTATCTTTCCTATTGCTTGAACTGCATCAGTATGAAAAATTATTTTTTTACCAAATTCATTTTCTTTCTTTCTTACAATTTCTACTAATTCTTTTATATTTTGAACTGATCCTATTTCGTTATTAGCAAAAATTATTGACACTAATTTTGTTTTTTTAGAAATTAAGTTTTCAAATTCTTTAACTTTTATTTGACCATTATCATCAACATTACAATAAATGGTTTTATATCCAATATTAGCTAATTGTTCAGAGGGATGAATAATAGCATGATGCTCTATTGAAGAAATAATAATTTCATCTTGATCATTCTCTATTCGAGGCTTACAAAATCCCTTTAAGGCCAAATTATTTGATTCTGTTCCTCCGCTTGTAAAAATAATCTCAGAGGCCTTAGAATTAATAACAGATGCTACTTTGTCTCTAGCAAATTCTATAGCTGCTTTAGATTCTTGACTTAACATATATAAGCCAGAAGGATTCCCATAATTTTTTGTAAAAAATGGTAGCATTTCATTCAGTACTTCTTCTGAAACTGGAGTAGTAGCTGCATTATCAACGTATATTTCATTTAAATCTAAACTCATAAAATTAATTATAAATTACATTATAAAAATAAGGTGTAAATTTACAATTTTCGGTAAACTAGTAAGAATAAAAATTAGCATTAAGAGAAAAGATTATTGATAAGAGTTGAACATTTCTATAAAAATTATGGCCCCTACCCTGCTGTAATAGATGTATCTTTTGAAGTTCTAAAGGGTGAGATTGTCGGATTTCTTGGTCCTAATGGTGCAGGTAAGACAACTACAATGAGAACTATTACTGGATATCTTCCTCCAACTTCTGGAAATATAACAGTAAGCGGATATGACTCTCTTAAGTATTCACTTGAAGCAAGGAGACACATAGGTTATTTACCTGAAACAGTTCCTTTATATTTAGACATGACTGTAAGTGATTACTTAAGTTTCATGGGTAAAATCAGAGGAATGAATCAAAAATGGATAGATGAAAGAATAAATAAAGTCATAGATCATGTGAAATTGGGTGATTACAGAAATACACATATAGGGAAATTATCAAAAGGTTACAGGCAAAGAACAGGCATAGCTCAAGCTATTTTGCACGAACCTGACGTTTTAATCATGGATGAACCAACAATAGGAATTGATCCAATTCAAGTTGTAGAAACTAGAGAATTAATTAGTGAATTAGGAGAATCACATACACTATTAATTTCTTCTCATATACTTCCGGAAGTTTCGGCAATTTGTCCAAGAGTGTTAGTTATTTCTGACGGAAGAATAGTAGCTGATGATAAACCAAATAATCTCTCTCAAAGATTATCAGGAACAGAAAGAATTGAATTAGGTGTTTCAGGTACTAAGCCTTCAGAAGTAATTTCTAAAATTAGAGATATAGATTCCGTAATTGATGTAAGATCAGACTCTAGAGCAGAGCAATTAGATCAAGCAAAAAAAGAAAATTATTACCCAATAATAGTTGATGCTAAAACTAATGAAAATTCCTCTGAAAAAATTGCTAAAGTTATTGTTGACAGTGGTTGGGGATTAAGAAATTTAACACCTTTACCCATGACATTGGAAGAAATATTCTTACAGCTTACACAAGAAAATTAATATATGAAAAATATCTTTATAATTTTATCTAAAGAAATAAAAACTTATTTTGCTTCTCCTATGGCATATATAGTTGCTGCTGCATATTTAGCAATTACTGGTTTTTTCTTTGTAGCTTCTGTTTCTGATGCTTTCTCAGAAGCAACTATTAGAGGTTATCTAGCTGGTGCCACATTTTTTATGATATTTATGTCCCCAGCAATAACAATGAGGCTTATAGCTGAAGAACAAAAACTTGGAACATTAGAGCTTCTCTTAACATCTCCTGTTAAGGAAGCTGAGGTTGTAATTGG from Dehalococcoidia bacterium includes:
- the thiE gene encoding thiamine phosphate synthase; translated protein: MKSIEGIYVIIDPEFINNEDPIEMTKKVLAGGAKVIQLRNKIASTLETIKWGIEISNLCNEYEAISIINDRVDIACISNSDGVHLGQKDIHPDLVKQITHKNLQIGTSNAIISEVEESEKNSSTYIAIGSIFPTTTKSDTRPASLQLLVDAKKVCKKPIVAIGGINQQNIESTIETGVDSVCIATAITLSKDPEKTTKSLSKYFDI
- a CDS encoding ABC transporter ATP-binding protein; amino-acid sequence: MIRVEHFYKNYGPYPAVIDVSFEVLKGEIVGFLGPNGAGKTTTMRTITGYLPPTSGNITVSGYDSLKYSLEARRHIGYLPETVPLYLDMTVSDYLSFMGKIRGMNQKWIDERINKVIDHVKLGDYRNTHIGKLSKGYRQRTGIAQAILHEPDVLIMDEPTIGIDPIQVVETRELISELGESHTLLISSHILPEVSAICPRVLVISDGRIVADDKPNNLSQRLSGTERIELGVSGTKPSEVISKIRDIDSVIDVRSDSRAEQLDQAKKENYYPIIVDAKTNENSSEKIAKVIVDSGWGLRNLTPLPMTLEEIFLQLTQEN
- a CDS encoding creatininase family protein, giving the protein MKNLEFFNRNQARDFINKNKPMAIIPTGSVEQHLNHLFIGMDINSATGIAQDLAEKFSDDVIFYRPLNAGIAEHHMAFPGTMTLRVNTFIGVLTDIVESLIRGGVKKILFINGHGGNVEPMATAMRNISLQMKGIHEGIDTTEVRTHYDYEELLNKDSEIDIRYTSYWETHDEDFIKNIIDDDVWPGHAGEYETSVALYMFPDLVDKDAIKNDPLGTSTNASKEKGEQIYIDIINQYSKIIKEMLQ
- a CDS encoding sodium-translocating pyrophosphatase, with the translated sequence MSEILYGVIAAVVSLLTAGILFLRVQRINVVNEDVKNIGDLIKEGAMAFLKREYTVLSMFVIAVFVILVVFIDLDIFGIIGTSQGNINMSISYLIGAAGSALAGYFGMAAAVRGNSRTTEASQKSLNNGLRVAFSTGAVPGFAVVGIGLLGVSVLYLVFESATVIAGFGFGASSVGLFARVAGGVYTKAADVGADLVGKVEAGLPEDDPRNPATIADNVGDMVGDTAGMSADLFESYAGSLIATIALAVAATKSISSDLVILPIIVSSIGVIASIIGTFLVRTKEGASMNNLLWSFRIGIFGATILGLIGAGVYISAKGMDFNLLWVILFGNLLGIIVGTATEYFTSYEYKPVKWMASQSETGAASVIIAGIAVGLYSTVIPAITIAAGILISFTLAGGTVDDPIMGLYGIALASVGMLSTLAITLSTDSFGPVSDNAGGIAEQAGLDPQVRERTDALDSLGNTTAATGKGISVTSAVLTSLALLATYATVAGIDSLNLLNPKILVGAIIGGLLPFIFAGLTMAAVGRAAGAMIEEVRRQFREIKGLKEGKKGVKPDVAKAVEISTNGALKEMIVPGTLAILAPIAVGIIPFLGPEALGSMLAGSIISGFLLAIFLNNFGGAADNAKKYIELGNHGGKGSDAHEAGVIGDTVGDPTKDTSGPALNILLKLMAMVSIVFGPLFLGIGG
- a CDS encoding amidohydrolase family protein, yielding MHTHSDISFLVDPEADSKLTQGVTFEFLGNCGMSFCAPLNSASKQTLSDRLSKYDSDVKIDWNDFTDWLNKIERNIPSINLAAQLGHGVLRSYVMGMKAVSATPEDIEAMRNIVRSSIDQGVLGFSTGLWYAPGSYSHTEEIVEITKVVAEHDLLYSSHIRSESDDASGLFPAHAEAIEIGRRTGAKIQISHVKSVGPQFWGRGNELLEGMYKAREEGIDVAGDQYPYEWSSTPTSGCMFPRWSLEGGREKTLERLKDKNIREAIKSETINYINRFHGSAGCILAEFSNDKKLEGLNLSEISEEFSCSPEEAAMRLYEISEGSFVLHSMEEQDVDTIGMSDIIAVASDGNSLRNIGPLSNGKPHPRSYGTNTRFIEDMVVNKKKVSISNAIYRMTSLPASRIGLKNRGEIKKGYFADINIFKPEELKEKATYVDPHQYSTGMKWVLVNGKIALKDGKKIEGRFGKVVRSKEG
- a CDS encoding ribonuclease HII, which encodes MSNLDFEADLWNKNYNYICGIDEVGRGCLAGPVYSGAVILDKNKSFEDPFFEKINDSKKVSTKVRENLVDYIKEISISTAIGLCTAEEIDEIGIQNSVKLSMKRALNNLSIKPDYLLIDSLSIDSKIPQKNIIKGDQASKSISSASIIAKVSRDNYMIDELSNVYPNYSFEKNKGYGTKVHMEAIKNYGITNVHRKSFEPIKSMISEN
- a CDS encoding cysteine desulfurase, which produces MSLDLNEIYVDNAATTPVSEEVLNEMLPFFTKNYGNPSGLYMLSQESKAAIEFARDKVASVINSKASEIIFTSGGTESNNLALKGFCKPRIENDQDEIIISSIEHHAIIHPSEQLANIGYKTIYCNVDDNGQIKVKEFENLISKKTKLVSIIFANNEIGSVQNIKELVEIVRKKENEFGKKIIFHTDAVQAIGKIKIDVVDLDLDLLSISGHKFNGPKGVGALYVKEDLFLEPLLDGGGQERQNRSGTENVPSIVGLGKAIEIAENNRENFYSHTDKLRNTLIKKLSEILPDLVIHSSSSGLPNILNFSIPNIQGEPILISLDFKGIMASSGSACSTASVEPSHVLLAKNVEENLAMGSVRISFGRDNTFEEVEYIANSLLEIYKDLTS
- the mutS gene encoding DNA mismatch repair protein MutS; its protein translation is MTTKKNSSIKMSPGRRQYLDIKNKYDDCLLLFRMGDFYETFDEDAKKLSSILNIALTARDVGDKKKVPLAGIPYHSLDNNLKKLVDSGLKIAIAEQTSDPKESKGIVDRAVTRVITPGTVTDENLLDSNDNNFLVSIYEDKNQIDICALDISTGRFETYATDNQNLQNEIERLNPKEILYVKENNEIINEFFDEYLLREYDGEIKNLGLAKRIINSHFEIEDITQIGLSNRKSLLMSLGIILDFIDSNQKNFSKNHQTINSIDRSNDLILDYVTLRDLEIVKSFSGNDQNTLFYFMDQTNTAMGSRLLRNWLISPSQNISKLEKRHSQIEWIDENKDNLLELDDILRKISDIERIINRVENKSANYRDIISIYESLNQLPLVKKLFTSKKFIFDSNQVLIKKLSKYLNFALDTDKLSEIQTQLPIREGFNKDLDEIKKLKFESNTSILELENNEKNKTGINNLKISFNRVFGYYFEVTKSHLDLVPDYFIRRQTLANSERYYTNELKILEEKILTAGEKIDSLETMIFNQICEEITIYKDEILNMSKDISNIDTIYSMFKIANNNKWIKPVLSDDNKFDIRDALHPVIDKTLGFGKFVPNDLNFSNKTNTAIITGPNMSGKSTYLRTMAIIVILSQVGSFVPASKCEIGIVDRIFTRTGLTDDIHTGKSTFLIEMEETSRILAQSTNKSFAVLDEIGRGTSTYDGLSIAWSILEYINTKEEKKFRTLFATHFHELTKLPETYPNIINLQVAVHEENNSINFLHRIIEGSAEKSYGINVAEIAGIPMEVLLKAKILLGEFENPKYSNNSFQPLLFEENISDVSKQIKDLDLINITPFELMKIISDIQKNL